The genome window CAGCCGCGAGACCGCCAGCGATCGTGTAAGCACCGGTTGCAATTACCAGCAGGATTGCTGAAGTCATATAGTCCCAGCCGAAGACTTCCCGGATTAATATCCCGCCAGCGAATAACGAAACAGAAATTTTTGTAAAGATGTACGCAAAGATCGAAATCCACGTGAGATAGGCACGGCACCCAGAGCTGAATCTTCGCTCCAAGAACTCCGGCATCGTGAAGACGCGAGTCTTAAGGTAATGCGGTAAAAACAGCCATCCCAGGATAAAGAGGCACAAGCTGGCGGACCACTCGTAGGCTCCAACCGCGAGGCCAGACGAGGCGCCCGAGCCGGCCAAACCAATGAAATGTTCGCTACCGATGTTTGTGGCGAAAACCGAAGCCCCGATGGCGAACCAGCCAACGTGTTGGCCAGCTAGGAAATAGTCGCGGCTCGTTCGCTCTTTGCGAGCGAAGTGGAACCCGATGGAGAAGATCCCGAGAAAGTAGGCGATGAGAATGCTGGTGCCGAGCATGCCGCGTCAGCGCGCCAAGTAAACTCCGTGCGCCTTTCCCACTTCAGTGAGGGTAAACACTACGTGCGGATTCAAGTATGTGCCCAATAAAAGCAGCATGGTTAGTTGAGCAGAGCCACCGAAGAATTATATGTGTTTCTACAGCTACAGTCGTTTGTGGGACCGTGTTTCTACTCTGAATTGACGGTACTTCACCGACCCCTTACGCCCAGCAAGATGTCCATGGTCAACTGATCAAGTCGCTCGTATGGTAGTCGACGCATACCGATTTGGGCTCGGTCGAAGTCGTAGCCAAGAAGTTCCTTGGCGTGCGACTTCCGGTACTTTTCGACTATTGGAACACCGGGTCGGGGTGAAGAGATTTCCGCAAGGATTTCTTGAATCTCGGTGTCACCGTTCCAACAAAGTGCTTTATCTTTCAAAATGAGATAGTTCCGTATACAACCAAGGGCAAAGTCCTTGACGCCCTCGTTGTCCTCGGTGCGGTAAGCATGGGCATCGAAATGACGCGGGTTGTCGTAGCCGACATCTTCGAGGAACTTTACAAGGAAAAACGCTGCTTTGGGGTTCGCTGAAGCAAAGCGAAAGTCCTGGTCGTAACGCCCAATGACTTGATCGTTGAGGTCAATGTGAAAGAGTTTTCCGGCCTCCCAGGCTTGTGCGACGGCGTGCGTGATGTTGAGTCCAGCCATATGCTCGTGGGCCACCTCAGGGTTGACTCCGACCATGTCGGCGTGTGCGAGTGAATTAATAAAGCCAAGATAGGCACCGGTTGTAGGGAAGTAAGTGTCGCCGCGTGGTTCGTTCGGTTTCGCTTCAAGCGCGATACGGTAACCGTATTTGTTCGCGAGGTTGTACTCACACACATAGTTAATCGCATCACGCAGGCGCGCGATTGCCTCATCTGGCCGTCGGCAGGTATCGGTTTCTGTCCCCTCCCGGCCGCCCCACATGACGTAGGTCTTCGCACCAAGCTCAGCTCCAAGGTCCATTGCGCGGAGAGTTTTCTGCAACGCATAGGCGCGCACGGCGGGGTCATTGGACGAAAAGGCACCATCTCGAAAAACCGGATCGAAAAATAAATTAGCGCTGACCATGGATGTGACAACACCCTGGTTAATGCAGGTTTTCTTGAAGTCCCTGACGATCCGATCGCGATCGATAGAGGAGGCATCAATTGGCACCAGGTCGTTGTCGTGTAAGTTGACGCCCCAGGCTCCGACTTCAGCTAGCAAACGGACTAAATCGTTAGGCTTAACTGGAGGCCGCACTGCGTCACCAAACGGGTCCCGTCCACGATTACCTACAGTCCACAATCCGAAAGAGAATTTATGTTCTGGGCGAGGTGCGTAGAGGTCGTCATGCATGTATCAATCCTCGTGGATTCTCTGTTGTAGGGAAGTTAATCCTCAGCACTGAATTCAAAATTGCTTTGTAAACTCGGGAATTGTTTTGAGCGCCGGATACAGTGTTCGATATCGTGCGTACTGACGTGCTAGGAGTTCGACGTCGACGTCGGTTGGGTCTGTGCGAGTGGCTATGGTCACGGTGGTGTCACACGCCTCGTCGACGGAAGACCATACGCCGGTACCAACGCCGGCCAAGAGCGCTGCTCCATATGCTGCGCCCTCTTCTGTGGCGAGCGTTGTTACCTGTTGGCGGTAAACGTTAGCCTGAATCTTTCGCCAGAGTGCTGACCGCGCACCACCACCACCCAGTCGTATCTCGTGAACCGGCACTTTCATAGTTTCAAGAATTGTGAAGGAGTCCTGGAGACTGAACGCAACGCCTTCCAGAATGGCGCGTACAACATGGGCACGCGTATGCGTTGCCGTAAGGCCCACCAGCGCGCCACGAGCATTAGAGTCGAGATGAGGCGTCCGTTCACCCATTAGATACGGTGCCCAGAGAACGCCATCGCTACCTGTTGGAGCTGTCGCGGCTTCGTCGGCGAGACGGTCGTAAGGGTCACGACCATCGTCTTCACCTGCACCGAACCGGCTCTTGAACCAGCTGAGTGAGAGTCCAGCTGCCTGTGTTACGCCCATAGTGTGCCAGCGGTTGGGAACGGCGTGGCAGAAAGTGTGGACCCGTCCTTCTGGGTCTAGAGCGGGTTGGTCGGTCGCCGCGAACACCACCCCCGAGGTGCCGATCGTCGCACTTACGGCACCCGGCTTCACGACCCCCATGCCAACCGCACCAGCCGACTGGTCGCCGCCGCCAGCCACCACCGGCGTACCTGCTGTGAGGCCAAGCTTGTCTGCGAGCCGGGGAGTGACCTGACCTGTGATTTCCGGGCCTTCGTGAACGGATGGCAACATCTTAAAATCGAGATTCGTTACTTTGAGCATTTCCGCAGACCATTGTCGGCGCGCTACATCAAGAAGGAGTGTGCCCGAAGCATCGGCCATATCGGTTGCTCGCTCACCAGTTAATTTGAAACGGACGTAATCCTTGGGTAACAGAACGGACCGCACCTTGTTCCACAGCTTCGGTTCATGGGTCCGGACCCAGAGGAGCTTCGGCAACGTGAAACCGGTCAACGCGGGATTCGACGTTAGTTCGATCAGGCGCTCACGACCCACCTGCTCGTTAAGCCATTGACATTCGGTCTCGGTGCGTAGGTCGCACCAGATGAGCGCAGGCCGAACGATGCTGTCGTCAACACCGAGGAGAACTGAACCGTGCATTTGTCCCGATAGGCCGATGCCTCGGATGTCGGCGCTCGAACACGACGCATTGGTTAGTGCTGCGCGCACGGCTATCTGGGTGGCGCGCCACCAATCATCGGGGGATTGCTCAGCCCACCCAGGCTGCGGTGAAGTGAAGTCCTCGTGCTCTTCGGTTGCCGAGGCGATGACCGACCCGGTCTCGTCTATAAGGAGTGCACGGCTTCCACTGGTACCGACATCGATGCCAAGAAGTGCCATTCAGGTCCTAAGGATAGCGCACGACCAGCGAAAATTATGCTGTTCGCTTTAGTGGTGCGGCTTACGAAAGGGAAAAAGAACTTTCGGGCTCCTCAGCTTACCGCTTTCGATGGCAACAGCCACGTGATCGTGACATGATGTGAGCGTTTTTTGGAAGCTCGGGGCCGTGAGTTGTGGTCGGTCGCTGGAACGAGGAGTTTCACGGTCTTCAAGGAGGGGTCACATGAGTGGTCGGAAATTTCATATTTCACGTCGCCATTTCCTGGGAACTTCTTTCGCTGCAGGGCTCGGTGGAGTTTCCACAGGTCTGCTGGGTAAGAGTGTGGAGGCCAATCAGCGTCCCGTGCCTGCGATAGCGCTCGAGGGGCTCCGCCCAAGTGGAATGATTGACGAGGCATATTGGTGGAAGGTTCGCTCGCAGTTCAACATTGTTGATGGGCTGGCCTTCATGAACAACGGCACCCAGGGCCCAATGCCTCGAGTTGTTCTCGAGAAAAATGAACGCATTTTGCGTGAAATCGCCGAGGACCCAACGGACAACTATCGTCGGGACGACATCAATGCGGTTCGAGAAAAGGTCGCACCCTTTGTTGGTGCTGACCCCTCTGAGATTGCCTTGACCCGAAGCACGA of Vicinamibacterales bacterium contains these proteins:
- the xylB gene encoding xylulokinase, whose translation is MALLGIDVGTSGSRALLIDETGSVIASATEEHEDFTSPQPGWAEQSPDDWWRATQIAVRAALTNASCSSADIRGIGLSGQMHGSVLLGVDDSIVRPALIWCDLRTETECQWLNEQVGRERLIELTSNPALTGFTLPKLLWVRTHEPKLWNKVRSVLLPKDYVRFKLTGERATDMADASGTLLLDVARRQWSAEMLKVTNLDFKMLPSVHEGPEITGQVTPRLADKLGLTAGTPVVAGGGDQSAGAVGMGVVKPGAVSATIGTSGVVFAATDQPALDPEGRVHTFCHAVPNRWHTMGVTQAAGLSLSWFKSRFGAGEDDGRDPYDRLADEAATAPTGSDGVLWAPYLMGERTPHLDSNARGALVGLTATHTRAHVVRAILEGVAFSLQDSFTILETMKVPVHEIRLGGGGARSALWRKIQANVYRQQVTTLATEEGAAYGAALLAGVGTGVWSSVDEACDTTVTIATRTDPTDVDVELLARQYARYRTLYPALKTIPEFTKQF
- the xylA gene encoding xylose isomerase, which produces MHDDLYAPRPEHKFSFGLWTVGNRGRDPFGDAVRPPVKPNDLVRLLAEVGAWGVNLHDNDLVPIDASSIDRDRIVRDFKKTCINQGVVTSMVSANLFFDPVFRDGAFSSNDPAVRAYALQKTLRAMDLGAELGAKTYVMWGGREGTETDTCRRPDEAIARLRDAINYVCEYNLANKYGYRIALEAKPNEPRGDTYFPTTGAYLGFINSLAHADMVGVNPEVAHEHMAGLNITHAVAQAWEAGKLFHIDLNDQVIGRYDQDFRFASANPKAAFFLVKFLEDVGYDNPRHFDAHAYRTEDNEGVKDFALGCIRNYLILKDKALCWNGDTEIQEILAEISSPRPGVPIVEKYRKSHAKELLGYDFDRAQIGMRRLPYERLDQLTMDILLGVRGR